One Actinomyces respiraculi DNA window includes the following coding sequences:
- a CDS encoding threonine/serine ThrE exporter family protein, which yields MHQSGVVLRLGKLMLASGAGSYRVKSSMAKAAAAVGLDRHEATVTMTEIVTSSYVGDRFRTEAAEVRRVGVNVARLEALRRLVHDLRAHETVEHLDERLDEIVAMRPLYGDVANAVASGVACAGFCFLNQGGWVECLAVLLAATVGQAVRRQMLERHFQHFFTWIVCGVVASGLYMGVASLIDLVGLASGNHQGGIISSILFLIPGFPLVTAMLDLARQDFSSAVSRASYVLLVMAAAGVSVWTVTFIFDWEVEATYSYVPEGLLLYALRALCSFVAAYGFAILFNATPRAAGLAAIVGAIANTGRLVLIDEMGVPWQLAVGLAAVTIGLLSQAFVSRASLSRVALSVPAVVIMIPGVPFYRAVSALNDQTVDAHVAIGAAATNLTEVFFVITAIGVGLAMARILTDRNWRHDVPTSVPLVVPAR from the coding sequence ATGCATCAATCGGGCGTCGTCTTGCGCCTGGGCAAGCTCATGCTCGCCTCTGGTGCCGGCTCGTACCGCGTGAAGTCCTCGATGGCGAAGGCCGCGGCCGCCGTCGGCCTCGATCGGCATGAGGCCACCGTGACGATGACGGAGATCGTCACCTCCTCGTACGTGGGGGACCGTTTCCGCACTGAGGCCGCCGAGGTTCGCCGGGTCGGCGTCAACGTTGCACGCCTCGAGGCTCTTCGCCGCCTCGTCCATGACCTGCGTGCGCACGAGACCGTGGAGCACCTCGACGAGCGGCTCGACGAGATCGTGGCGATGCGTCCCCTGTATGGCGACGTCGCCAACGCCGTGGCCTCCGGCGTCGCTTGTGCAGGCTTCTGCTTCCTCAACCAGGGCGGCTGGGTCGAGTGCCTGGCCGTGCTCCTGGCCGCCACCGTTGGCCAGGCGGTGCGCCGCCAGATGCTCGAGCGCCACTTCCAGCACTTCTTCACCTGGATCGTGTGCGGCGTCGTCGCCTCAGGGCTCTACATGGGCGTCGCCAGCCTCATCGACCTTGTTGGATTGGCCTCCGGCAACCACCAGGGTGGCATCATCTCCTCGATCCTGTTCCTCATCCCCGGCTTCCCGCTGGTGACGGCCATGCTCGACCTCGCCCGTCAGGACTTCTCCTCCGCCGTCTCGCGCGCCTCCTACGTCCTGCTCGTCATGGCGGCCGCAGGCGTCTCCGTGTGGACGGTGACCTTCATCTTCGACTGGGAGGTGGAGGCAACCTACAGCTACGTCCCCGAGGGCCTGCTCCTGTACGCGCTGCGAGCGCTGTGCTCCTTCGTCGCGGCCTACGGCTTCGCGATCCTCTTCAACGCCACCCCCCGGGCGGCCGGCCTGGCGGCCATCGTCGGCGCCATCGCTAACACTGGCCGTCTTGTCCTCATCGATGAGATGGGTGTGCCGTGGCAGCTCGCGGTCGGTCTGGCGGCGGTGACGATTGGCCTGTTGTCCCAGGCCTTTGTGTCGCGTGCCTCCCTGTCACGTGTGGCGCTGTCGGTGCCCGCAGTCGTCATCATGATCCCCGGGGTCCCCTTCTACCGTGCGGTCTCGGCCCTCAACGACCAGACGGTGGACGCGCACGTCGCCATCGGCGCCGCCGCCACCAACCTCACGGAGGTGTTCTTCGTCATCACGGCGATCGGCGTTGGGCTGGCGATGGCTCGTATCCTCACCGACCGCAACTGGCGGCACGACGTGCCGACCTCCGTGCCCCTTGTCGTCCCCGCCCGCTGA
- a CDS encoding aspartate:alanine exchanger family transporter, which yields MVPVLNHLADNPVLVLFLLIGLGMLVGHIKVKGVSLGAAAVLFAGIALAAWGVSQGVTIEVPSPLGILGLAVFTFAIGVQSGPNFFHVIRTAVGPLALMLLVFIAAAAAGVGVGRLLGMNSALIAGTFAGAITNTPSLAAAGNAATLAGNPNGAAIATVGYAVAYLYGVIGMLFFTLLALRYRRSDKDKPSPLTNRTIRVERDDSPMIGDILTTVSGELRFSRLRRGETGPITRPVAEDRVNRDDLVTVVGTQEAVAQVIKALGHGSSHSLIEDRRYLDFRRITVSDPKIAGRTIADLAVDHTFGATISRVRRGDTDMVGTPDLVLQLGDRVRVVAPTGRMKDISAFFGDSARGLSSINPVALGLGMALGVFIGEWKFLTPTGATFSIGSAAGTLLVGLVFGKIGRIKGLVTALPFTATAVLSELGLLIFLAQAGTKAGGQIANAFTGGDWWKILITGIVITTIAGLGIYASMRWIVKMGGTRLSGLLGGAQTQPAVLAFANERTGADPRVALGYAMVYPVAMIAKIFIAQILGGL from the coding sequence GTGGTCCCCGTCCTCAACCACCTGGCGGACAACCCCGTCCTTGTGCTGTTCCTTCTCATCGGTCTCGGCATGCTCGTGGGGCACATCAAAGTCAAGGGCGTGAGCCTCGGCGCGGCGGCCGTACTCTTCGCCGGCATCGCCCTGGCCGCATGGGGCGTGTCCCAGGGCGTCACCATCGAGGTCCCCTCCCCCCTGGGCATTCTCGGCCTGGCGGTCTTCACCTTCGCCATCGGCGTCCAGTCCGGCCCCAACTTCTTCCACGTCATCCGCACCGCGGTCGGGCCCCTGGCGCTCATGCTTCTCGTCTTCATCGCCGCAGCCGCCGCGGGCGTCGGCGTCGGCCGTCTGCTGGGCATGAACTCCGCTCTTATCGCGGGAACCTTCGCCGGGGCGATCACCAACACCCCGTCCCTGGCGGCCGCGGGCAACGCCGCCACGCTGGCGGGCAACCCCAACGGCGCCGCCATCGCCACCGTCGGCTACGCCGTCGCCTACCTCTACGGCGTCATCGGGATGCTCTTCTTCACCCTGCTGGCGCTGCGCTACCGGCGCTCGGACAAGGACAAGCCCTCGCCGCTGACGAACCGCACGATCCGCGTTGAGCGCGACGACTCCCCCATGATCGGCGACATCCTCACCACGGTGTCGGGCGAGCTGCGCTTCTCCCGCCTGCGCCGCGGCGAGACGGGGCCGATCACTCGCCCCGTGGCGGAGGACCGCGTCAACCGCGACGACCTCGTCACGGTCGTCGGGACCCAGGAGGCCGTTGCCCAGGTCATCAAGGCGCTGGGGCACGGCTCCTCCCACTCCCTCATCGAGGACCGCCGCTACCTCGACTTCCGCCGCATCACGGTCTCCGACCCGAAGATCGCGGGCCGCACGATCGCCGACCTCGCCGTCGACCACACCTTCGGCGCGACGATCTCGCGCGTGCGCCGCGGTGACACCGACATGGTCGGCACCCCCGACCTCGTCCTCCAGCTCGGCGACCGCGTGCGCGTCGTCGCCCCGACGGGCCGGATGAAGGACATCTCGGCGTTCTTCGGGGACTCCGCCCGTGGCCTGTCCTCCATCAACCCCGTCGCCCTCGGCCTGGGCATGGCCCTGGGCGTCTTCATCGGTGAGTGGAAGTTCCTGACCCCCACCGGCGCGACCTTCTCCATCGGCTCGGCGGCGGGCACGCTGCTCGTCGGCCTCGTCTTCGGCAAGATCGGCAGGATCAAGGGGCTCGTCACCGCTCTGCCCTTCACGGCGACCGCGGTGCTCTCCGAGCTCGGCCTGCTCATCTTCCTCGCACAGGCCGGCACGAAGGCCGGTGGGCAGATCGCCAACGCCTTCACCGGTGGTGACTGGTGGAAGATCCTGATCACCGGCATCGTCATCACGACCATTGCCGGCCTGGGGATCTATGCCTCCATGCGGTGGATCGTCAAGATGGGCGGCACGCGCCTGTCGGGTCTCCTGGGCGGTGCCCAGACTCAGCCCGCGGTCCTGGCCTTCGCCAACGAGCGCACCGGCGCCGACCCGCGCGTCGCCCTCGGCTACGCCATGGTCTACCCCGTGGCCATGATCGCCAAGATCTTCATCGCCCAGATCCTCGGCGGCCTGTAA
- a CDS encoding acetolactate synthase large subunit — protein MARADAPSADGRQVMTGAAALVRALEDVGVTDIFGMPGGAILPFYDPLLASEKIRHILVRHEQGAGHAAQGYAMVTGRVGVCVATSGPGATNLITAIGDAHMDSVPMVAITGQVSARAIGTDAFQEADIVGATMPFVKHSYLVTDAEEIPARVAEAFHLAATGRPGPVLIDVSKNAQEGLIEYRVPKKLDLRGYTLPGRPNQRRIQQAAEAIASAERPVLYLGGGLNRSGVSTEALTELVDLIGVPFTTTLTALDAMPTDHPLNLGMPGMHGTVAAVGALQRADLLVCLGARFDDRVTGKVDTFARRASVIHVDVDPAEISKIRTADVPIVGDLKDVIPALTAACREQFAAEPRADVDQWLTEVTHIRMTYPTEWTDTDDGLLQPQEVINHLAAKAPEDTIWVTGVGQHQMWSAHYLKFNRSRSWLTSAGAGTMGYGVPAAMGAKVGAPERPVWLIDGDGCFQMTNQELATAALNDIPIKVAIINNSSLGMVRQWQTLFYGQRYSNTDLHTGAGTVRVPDFVTLAEAYGAVGLRCERLEDVDDVIAQANAINDRPVVIDFIVSADSQVWPMVAAGVSNDEIQIARGMSPTWEEE, from the coding sequence ATGGCACGCGCAGACGCACCGTCGGCCGACGGCCGGCAGGTGATGACAGGAGCGGCCGCGCTGGTACGCGCTCTTGAGGACGTCGGGGTGACGGACATCTTCGGCATGCCCGGAGGCGCCATCCTCCCCTTCTACGACCCACTGCTCGCCAGCGAGAAGATCCGCCACATCCTCGTGCGCCACGAGCAGGGTGCAGGCCATGCGGCCCAGGGCTACGCGATGGTCACCGGGCGTGTGGGCGTGTGCGTGGCCACCTCCGGCCCCGGCGCCACCAACCTCATCACCGCCATCGGTGACGCCCACATGGACTCGGTGCCCATGGTGGCCATCACCGGGCAGGTCAGCGCCCGTGCGATCGGGACCGACGCCTTCCAGGAAGCGGACATCGTCGGCGCGACGATGCCCTTCGTCAAGCACTCCTACCTCGTCACCGACGCCGAGGAGATCCCCGCCCGTGTTGCCGAGGCCTTCCACCTCGCCGCCACCGGCCGCCCGGGCCCCGTGCTCATCGACGTCTCGAAGAACGCCCAGGAGGGCCTCATCGAGTACCGGGTTCCCAAGAAGCTCGACCTTCGCGGCTACACCCTGCCCGGCAGGCCCAACCAGCGCCGCATCCAGCAGGCCGCGGAGGCCATCGCCAGCGCCGAGCGCCCCGTGCTCTACCTGGGCGGCGGCCTCAACCGCTCCGGGGTCTCCACCGAGGCGCTCACCGAGCTCGTCGACCTCATCGGCGTGCCCTTCACCACGACCCTCACGGCGCTGGACGCGATGCCCACCGACCACCCGCTCAACCTGGGCATGCCGGGTATGCACGGCACCGTCGCCGCCGTCGGCGCCCTGCAGCGAGCGGACCTGCTCGTGTGTCTTGGGGCCCGCTTCGACGACCGCGTCACCGGCAAGGTCGACACCTTCGCCCGACGTGCCAGCGTCATTCACGTCGACGTCGACCCGGCGGAGATCTCCAAGATCCGCACCGCCGACGTCCCCATCGTCGGCGACCTCAAGGACGTCATCCCGGCCCTGACCGCCGCCTGCCGCGAGCAGTTCGCCGCGGAGCCGCGCGCCGACGTCGACCAGTGGCTCACCGAGGTCACCCACATCCGCATGACCTACCCCACCGAGTGGACGGACACCGACGACGGTCTCCTCCAGCCGCAGGAGGTCATCAACCACCTGGCCGCCAAGGCGCCCGAGGACACGATCTGGGTCACCGGCGTCGGCCAGCACCAGATGTGGTCCGCCCACTACCTGAAGTTCAACCGCTCGCGCTCCTGGCTCACCTCCGCCGGCGCCGGCACCATGGGCTACGGCGTCCCCGCGGCGATGGGCGCCAAGGTCGGGGCGCCCGAGCGGCCGGTGTGGCTCATCGACGGCGACGGCTGCTTCCAGATGACCAACCAGGAGCTGGCCACGGCCGCGCTCAACGACATCCCGATCAAGGTTGCCATCATCAACAACTCGTCCCTGGGCATGGTGCGCCAGTGGCAGACGCTCTTCTACGGGCAGCGCTACTCCAACACGGACCTGCACACCGGGGCCGGCACGGTCAGGGTCCCCGACTTCGTCACGCTCGCGGAAGCGTACGGCGCCGTCGGACTGCGCTGCGAACGCCTGGAGGACGTCGACGACGTCATCGCCCAGGCCAACGCGATCAACGACCGCCCCGTCGTCATCGACTTCATCGTGTCTGCGGACTCCCAGGTCTGGCCGATGGTCGCGGCCGGTGTGTCCAACGACGAGATCCAGATCGCCCGGGGCATGAGCCCCACATGGGAAGAGGAGTGA
- the ilvN gene encoding acetolactate synthase small subunit, whose translation MSEKRTLSVLVENKPGVLTRVSALFTRRGFNIHSLAVGPTEHEDISRITVIADAEGLAMEQVTKQLNKLVNVLKIVELDPETSVGRELYLIKVRADDGNRTAVLQIVDLFRAHVVDVSPTSVVIETVGSESKVRALLDALGPYGVKEIVQSGAVAITRGPRSITDQLKEK comes from the coding sequence GTGAGCGAGAAGCGCACGCTGTCTGTCCTGGTGGAGAACAAGCCCGGCGTGCTCACGCGCGTGTCGGCCCTGTTCACCCGACGCGGCTTCAACATCCACTCCCTGGCCGTGGGCCCCACCGAGCACGAGGACATCTCGCGCATCACGGTGATCGCCGACGCCGAGGGCCTGGCCATGGAACAGGTGACGAAGCAGCTCAACAAGCTCGTCAACGTGCTCAAGATTGTCGAGCTCGACCCCGAGACCTCCGTCGGCCGCGAGCTCTACCTCATCAAGGTCCGTGCCGACGACGGCAACCGCACCGCGGTGCTGCAGATCGTGGACCTGTTCAGGGCGCACGTCGTCGACGTCAGCCCGACCTCCGTGGTCATCGAGACCGTGGGCTCGGAGTCCAAGGTCAGGGCGCTGCTGGACGCCCTGGGGCCCTACGGGGTCAAGGAGATCGTCCAGTCCGGCGCCGTCGCCATCACGCGTGGCCCCCGTTCCATCACAGATCAACTCAAGGAAAAGTGA
- the ilvC gene encoding ketol-acid reductoisomerase has translation MAAEKFYDDDADLSVIQSKKVAVIGYGSQGHAHALNLRDSGVEVVVGLREGSASIAKAQEAGLPVKPVAEAVAWGDVIVVLAPDQVQATLYTEQIEPNIKPGSALLFSHGFNIHFGYIKPAADIDVVMVAPKGPGHTVRREFEGGRGVPVLVCVEQDASGQAWQTALSYAKAIGGTRAGAIKTTFREETETDLFGEQAVLCGGTSQLIQYGFETLVEAGYQPEMAYFEVLHELKLIVDLIVEGGISKQRWSISDTAEYGDYVSGPRVITPDVKEHMKEVLADIQNGSFAQRFMGDQAAGGPEFKELRAKGEGHPIEKVGREVRSMFSWRADLDKDYVEGSVAR, from the coding sequence ATGGCAGCTGAGAAGTTCTACGACGACGACGCCGACCTGTCCGTCATCCAGTCCAAGAAGGTCGCGGTCATCGGCTACGGCTCCCAGGGACACGCCCACGCGCTCAACCTGCGCGACTCGGGCGTCGAGGTCGTCGTCGGCCTGCGTGAGGGATCCGCCTCGATCGCCAAGGCGCAGGAGGCCGGACTGCCGGTCAAGCCCGTCGCTGAGGCCGTCGCCTGGGGTGACGTCATCGTCGTGCTCGCCCCGGACCAGGTCCAGGCGACGCTGTACACCGAGCAGATCGAGCCGAACATCAAGCCCGGCTCGGCCCTGCTCTTCTCCCACGGGTTCAACATCCACTTCGGCTACATCAAGCCGGCCGCGGACATCGACGTCGTCATGGTCGCCCCGAAGGGCCCCGGCCACACGGTGCGCCGTGAGTTCGAGGGCGGGCGCGGTGTCCCGGTGCTCGTGTGCGTCGAGCAGGACGCCAGCGGCCAGGCCTGGCAGACCGCGCTGTCCTACGCCAAGGCCATCGGCGGTACCCGCGCGGGCGCCATCAAGACCACGTTCCGCGAGGAGACCGAGACGGACCTCTTCGGCGAGCAGGCCGTCCTGTGCGGAGGCACCTCCCAGCTCATCCAGTACGGCTTCGAGACGCTGGTCGAGGCCGGCTACCAGCCGGAGATGGCCTACTTCGAGGTCCTGCACGAGCTCAAGCTCATCGTCGACCTCATCGTCGAGGGCGGCATCTCCAAGCAGCGCTGGTCCATCTCCGACACCGCCGAGTACGGCGACTACGTCTCCGGCCCGCGCGTCATCACCCCGGATGTCAAGGAGCACATGAAGGAGGTCCTCGCGGACATCCAGAACGGCTCCTTCGCCCAGCGCTTCATGGGTGACCAGGCCGCCGGCGGCCCCGAGTTCAAAGAGCTGCGGGCCAAGGGCGAGGGCCACCCGATCGAGAAGGTCGGCCGTGAGGTCCGCTCGATGTTCTCCTGGCGTGCGGACCTCGACAAGGACTATGTCGAGGGCTCTGTCGCTCGCTGA
- a CDS encoding flavodoxin domain-containing protein, with product MSPKKDAEHSSAPRAIVIYNSVTGFANTYGGWVAEAIGADLVPWERARTMPLDGYDLIIYGAGVRMSRIRGFSAFRRRLEKEGLAQSGKVLVWANGGTPQHPDRDWRVPAATFTKVELAQERYPFVYVEGGVRYEGLNLVEEKLLRLFSKRVQRYRHRGEWAVAVADSIAEGYDHSSREQIEPLVAMARQKLGLD from the coding sequence ATGTCACCAAAGAAGGACGCCGAGCACTCCTCGGCGCCGCGCGCCATCGTCATCTACAACTCCGTCACCGGCTTCGCCAACACCTACGGGGGATGGGTTGCTGAGGCGATCGGCGCCGATCTCGTGCCCTGGGAGCGCGCCCGGACGATGCCCCTGGACGGCTATGACCTCATCATTTACGGCGCGGGCGTGCGCATGAGCCGGATCCGCGGCTTCTCGGCCTTCCGCCGTCGGCTGGAGAAGGAGGGGCTGGCGCAGTCGGGCAAGGTGCTCGTGTGGGCCAATGGCGGGACCCCGCAGCATCCCGACCGGGACTGGAGGGTCCCCGCGGCCACCTTCACGAAGGTCGAACTGGCTCAGGAGCGCTACCCCTTCGTCTACGTTGAGGGCGGGGTGCGCTACGAGGGACTGAACCTGGTGGAGGAGAAGCTGCTGCGGCTGTTCTCCAAGCGGGTGCAGCGATACCGCCACCGCGGCGAGTGGGCCGTGGCGGTCGCGGACTCCATCGCCGAGGGCTACGACCACTCCTCGCGCGAGCAGATCGAGCCGCTTGTCGCGATGGCCCGCCAGAAGCTCGGCCTGGACTGA
- a CDS encoding DUF4282 domain-containing protein gives MQNPPVPEPSSPYPAGGYDAYPSAPAAGAPAQPYAPSAPAAGAPPQSYAPSAPAAGAPAQPYAPAAYGQPTPPPYASAQSQGAGFFKALFDFSFSNFITLSFAKFVYIAFIALSVLFWLFIVISGFSQDVTVGFIALLFGWIPAFIYIILIRLSLEVSVALIRTAQNTSELVSQGK, from the coding sequence ATGCAGAACCCTCCCGTCCCCGAGCCGAGCAGCCCCTACCCCGCCGGGGGCTATGACGCCTACCCGTCGGCTCCCGCCGCCGGTGCCCCGGCCCAGCCCTACGCCCCGTCGGCCCCCGCCGCAGGCGCTCCGCCCCAGTCCTACGCCCCGTCGGCCCCCGCCGCGGGCGCCCCGGCCCAGCCCTACGCCCCGGCGGCCTACGGTCAGCCGACGCCCCCGCCGTACGCCTCGGCCCAGTCGCAGGGGGCCGGATTCTTCAAGGCCCTCTTCGACTTCTCCTTCTCCAACTTCATCACCCTGTCCTTCGCCAAGTTCGTCTACATCGCCTTCATCGCGCTGTCCGTCCTCTTCTGGCTGTTCATCGTGATCTCCGGCTTCTCGCAGGACGTCACCGTCGGATTCATCGCCCTCCTCTTCGGCTGGATCCCGGCCTTCATCTACATCATCCTCATCCGGCTGAGCCTCGAGGTCTCCGTCGCCCTGATCCGCACCGCGCAGAACACCTCTGAGCTGGTCTCCCAGGGCAAGTGA
- a CDS encoding 3-isopropylmalate dehydrogenase, which yields MTQAPHTLKLAVIPGDGIGKEVVPEGLKVLDAALAGTGTTVKTTVFDLGAERWHRTGETLTDEDLAALKEHDAILLGAVGDPSVPSGVLERGLLLRLRFELDHYVNLRPSRYYPGVPTPLAEPGDIDFVVVREGTEGLYCGNGGAVRQGTPHEIATEVSVNTAYGVERVVRYAFEQANSRKKHLTLVHKHNVLVHAGHMWRRIVEAVGAEYPEVSVDYCHIDAATIYMVTDPDRFDVIVTDNLFGDILTDEAGAVTGGIGLSASGNLNPSGEYPSMFEPVHGSAPDIAGQGLADPTATISAVALLLTHLGREEAAARVSAAVDADMAARATAAQAGAPLVRSTSEVGDAIAAAL from the coding sequence ATGACTCAGGCGCCCCACACCCTCAAGCTCGCGGTGATCCCCGGAGACGGCATCGGCAAGGAGGTCGTCCCCGAGGGGCTCAAGGTCCTTGACGCCGCCCTCGCCGGCACTGGCACCACCGTTAAGACTACCGTCTTCGACCTCGGCGCCGAGCGCTGGCACCGCACCGGCGAGACCCTCACCGACGAGGACCTTGCCGCCCTCAAGGAGCACGACGCCATCCTCCTTGGCGCCGTCGGTGATCCCAGCGTCCCCTCCGGCGTCCTCGAGCGCGGGCTGCTGCTGCGGCTGCGCTTCGAGCTCGACCACTACGTCAACCTGCGCCCCTCGCGGTACTACCCGGGCGTGCCCACCCCGCTCGCCGAGCCCGGCGACATCGACTTCGTCGTCGTGCGTGAGGGCACCGAGGGCCTGTACTGCGGCAACGGCGGCGCCGTACGCCAGGGGACCCCCCACGAGATCGCCACCGAGGTGAGCGTCAACACCGCTTACGGCGTCGAGCGGGTCGTGCGCTACGCCTTCGAGCAGGCCAACTCGCGCAAGAAGCACCTGACGCTCGTGCACAAGCACAACGTCCTTGTCCACGCCGGCCACATGTGGCGCCGCATCGTCGAGGCCGTCGGGGCGGAATACCCCGAGGTGAGCGTCGACTACTGCCACATCGACGCCGCCACCATCTACATGGTCACCGACCCCGACCGTTTCGACGTCATCGTCACCGACAACCTCTTCGGCGACATCCTCACCGATGAGGCCGGAGCCGTCACCGGCGGCATCGGCCTGTCCGCCTCCGGCAACCTCAACCCGTCGGGGGAGTACCCCTCGATGTTCGAGCCGGTCCACGGCTCCGCCCCGGACATCGCCGGCCAGGGGCTGGCCGACCCGACGGCGACGATCTCCGCCGTCGCCCTGCTCCTGACCCACCTGGGCCGCGAGGAGGCTGCCGCCCGCGTGTCCGCCGCCGTCGACGCCGACATGGCCGCGCGCGCGACTGCCGCCCAGGCCGGCGCCCCCCTCGTGCGCTCGACCAGCGAGGTCGGTGACGCCATCGCCGCAGCCCTCTGA
- a CDS encoding gametogenetin: MHASGPTLQVFRSNAPDGRRTAAPGRHPGASSAPVRTRWRTAIMGAVAAALLLSAGCAEVDLDGLLASDPTATPTAIAVPSGMVMPSVPPTAQPTTPSAVTVSFPDLPGYEIQPETVVSRSADSDLAGTSTVRTWVSRQTMCTVRAEVTASAALLLAGGDDRFISGSWADAAADSYSSYEQTSRRRLEATNGDTPFRGIETAFTARVAGSQVTGSSFVRVWSADGVVVSLTELCQFGQFDQDTWMTLRHGVRIEGLTGASAWPSGESEPTGEPTPTGEPTPTATASSTTA, encoded by the coding sequence ATGCACGCCAGCGGGCCCACCCTCCAGGTCTTCCGGTCGAACGCGCCAGACGGGCGCCGGACCGCGGCCCCCGGGCGCCATCCCGGTGCCAGCAGCGCACCGGTCAGGACGCGCTGGCGTACCGCCATCATGGGGGCTGTCGCAGCCGCCCTGCTGCTGTCGGCGGGATGCGCCGAGGTTGACCTTGACGGGCTCCTCGCCTCCGACCCGACGGCGACCCCCACCGCCATCGCCGTCCCCAGCGGCATGGTGATGCCCTCGGTCCCCCCGACCGCTCAGCCCACGACGCCGAGTGCGGTGACCGTGTCCTTCCCGGATCTGCCCGGCTACGAGATCCAACCTGAGACGGTCGTCTCGCGCTCGGCCGACTCGGACCTTGCCGGGACATCGACCGTCAGGACCTGGGTCTCACGGCAGACCATGTGTACCGTGCGCGCCGAGGTCACCGCGAGTGCTGCCCTGCTCCTGGCCGGCGGGGACGACCGTTTCATCTCCGGGTCCTGGGCCGATGCCGCCGCTGACTCCTACTCCAGTTATGAGCAGACGTCCCGTCGCCGTCTCGAGGCCACCAACGGCGACACGCCGTTCCGCGGCATCGAAACCGCTTTCACCGCACGAGTGGCCGGTTCCCAGGTGACGGGAAGCTCCTTTGTCCGCGTCTGGTCAGCCGACGGCGTCGTCGTCTCCCTCACCGAGTTGTGCCAGTTCGGTCAGTTCGACCAGGACACGTGGATGACCCTGCGCCACGGAGTGAGGATCGAAGGGCTGACGGGTGCCTCGGCGTGGCCGAGCGGCGAGTCTGAGCCGACCGGTGAGCCGACGCCGACGGGTGAGCCGACGCCGACGGCCACAGCCTCTTCCACTACGGCGTGA
- a CDS encoding branched-chain amino acid aminotransferase — translation MPETAAPTPDSLATPLSQAAAVPLPDADALAGRFPLTRSPRPASDDERAQVLSDLHFGSVFTDHMVHTRWTRGEGWSGHQVMPYGDLALSPAAAVLHYGQEVFEGIKAYRHADGSVWTFRPRYNAARLKVSARRLALPELAEEDVVASLVDLVRADEAWVPSGEGESLYLRPFMFASEAFLGVHAADVVDYYVIASPSGAYFTHGLTPISIWVTQDYHRAGRGGTGFAKTGGNYASSLLPQQEAAAKGCDQVCFLDDVTQTNLEELGGMNVMVVDADGTVRTPRLTGTILEGGTRSAIIRLLTDAGRRVVEETISLDGLVQDIRSGKVTEVFACGTAAVVVPLGRLMGRDFDVAITGSEVTREIHDRLTGIQYGRLEDPYGWMYRLV, via the coding sequence ATGCCTGAGACTGCAGCCCCCACCCCCGACTCCCTCGCCACGCCCCTGTCACAGGCAGCCGCGGTCCCGCTCCCCGACGCCGACGCGCTCGCGGGACGTTTCCCCCTGACCCGCAGCCCCCGGCCCGCCTCCGACGATGAGCGCGCCCAGGTCCTGAGCGACCTCCACTTCGGCTCCGTCTTCACCGACCACATGGTCCACACCCGTTGGACGCGTGGCGAGGGCTGGTCGGGCCACCAGGTCATGCCCTACGGCGACCTCGCCCTCTCCCCGGCCGCAGCCGTCCTCCACTACGGCCAGGAGGTCTTCGAGGGCATCAAGGCCTACCGCCACGCCGACGGTTCCGTGTGGACCTTCCGTCCCCGCTACAACGCCGCCCGTCTCAAGGTCTCCGCACGGCGCCTGGCCCTGCCCGAGCTGGCCGAGGAGGACGTCGTCGCCTCCCTGGTTGACCTCGTGCGCGCCGACGAGGCCTGGGTGCCCTCGGGTGAGGGGGAGTCCCTCTACCTGCGACCCTTCATGTTCGCCTCCGAGGCCTTCCTGGGCGTGCACGCCGCCGACGTCGTCGACTACTACGTCATCGCCTCCCCGTCCGGCGCCTACTTCACCCACGGCCTGACCCCGATCAGCATCTGGGTCACCCAGGACTACCACCGTGCCGGCCGTGGCGGCACCGGCTTCGCCAAGACCGGGGGCAACTACGCCTCCTCCCTGCTGCCGCAGCAGGAGGCGGCCGCCAAGGGCTGCGACCAGGTGTGCTTCCTCGACGACGTCACCCAGACCAACCTCGAGGAGCTCGGCGGCATGAACGTCATGGTTGTCGACGCCGACGGCACCGTGCGCACCCCGCGCCTGACCGGCACCATTCTCGAGGGTGGCACCCGCTCCGCCATCATCCGCCTGCTGACCGACGCCGGCCGCCGCGTCGTCGAGGAGACCATCAGCCTTGACGGCCTCGTGCAGGACATCCGTTCCGGCAAGGTCACCGAGGTCTTCGCCTGCGGCACCGCCGCCGTCGTCGTCCCCCTCGGGCGGCTCATGGGCAGGGACTTCGACGTCGCGATCACCGGCTCCGAGGTCACCCGCGAGATTCACGACCGCCTCACCGGCATCCAGTACGGCCGACTTGAGGACCCCTACGGGTGGATGTACCGCCTCGTGTGA